A region of Gracilinanus agilis isolate LMUSP501 chromosome 3, AgileGrace, whole genome shotgun sequence DNA encodes the following proteins:
- the LOC123239513 gene encoding LOW QUALITY PROTEIN: resistin-like beta (The sequence of the model RefSeq protein was modified relative to this genomic sequence to represent the inferred CDS: deleted 1 base in 1 codon), whose translation INLLPFRLYTTFPRTQPSNKMKPAFFLLLILIPLLALMSPGHADCTLDSIVEKKIKESLASSELGSKARLSCINVVTQGKLATCPAGFIVTGCACGYGCGSWDVRGDNVCHVSAQTWAGPVLVAANFPNERKVGTSPHLTLIC comes from the exons ATAAACCTCCTACCCTTCAGACTCTACACAACTTTTCCCAG AACACAGCCTTCTAACAAGATGAAACCTGccttctttctcctgctcatcCTCATCCCCCTTCTAGCACTGATGTCCCCTGGTCATGCTGACTGCACCTTGGACTCCattgtggagaaaaaaataaaggaatctcTTGCCTCATCAG AGCTTGGAAGTAAGGCACGCCTTTCTTGTATAAATGTGGTCACCCAAGGCAAACTGGCCACTTGCCCAGCAG GGTTTATAGTCACTGGCTGTGCCTGTGGTTATGGCTGTGGTTCCTGGGATGTTCGAGGGGACAACGTATGTCAT GTCAGTGCACAAACGTGGGCTGGACCAGTGCTCGTTGCTGCCAACTTTCCAAATGAGAGGAAAGTGGGAACATCACCACACTTGACCTTGATTTGCTGA